The Paralichthys olivaceus isolate ysfri-2021 chromosome 9, ASM2471397v2, whole genome shotgun sequence genome contains a region encoding:
- the LOC109641014 gene encoding storkhead-box protein 2-like isoform X2, whose protein sequence is MSPISQSQFFPLGEVLLLAISAMNSAHRPVTQEALTEHLQTCFPGVPTPTEEVLHHTLSMLVHERKIYPTTDGYFIVTPQTYFITPSLIRTSSKWYHLDERSIDRHQQHQQTQCTSPLFGAVNPSTSGAVRDKTQPKTSQNHSAGGGGGGDSFYSNTYRGDEPPSHHTSLQCRFSKDHREVYSSPHPPQTPPQQTGGNTEKNRSTLGFTFKTDTLTKHRGGGNGGGGGTAEIEKQASGGSGTGSRKFGLKLFRLSFKKDKAKQFTTFSAQFPPDEWPLRDEEVPSQLPRHVEMEIIRRINPDLTVENLARHTAVMKRLEEERVQRSKASTANQSSRSRRSGGRHRKQSQTKFSRSHSKTRASHGEPSDASHLELADRDYRAYSASLARSPREHALAIERQRARLHLAHSNPNILDASHLPVTPEWDVSGELAKRRTEMPFPEPSHGPSAHHSKVHRSHSHTQERKSRNERSDKAKERSRSMDNSKGPLAAGLIAPPDYYDDRNRYYTDDGTLRANQSSSHYPRATPTSAKLAGDSLGLDGGRSLERNKSRDNLPAYSPKPLPTCVAPDDYFQCSGSSDAVLTTADPLGTLGKSSHEGLKIGNTNRKTDRQTPHLTENKEDKWVGPKGGSLPPIPLTNPDPPVPNGRPSHSASVGQEKRKEIFSKDTLFKPPPGLHLPGYSSLRKTPALVSSILSSSCDVLDSQEAFDAPKPLVATSAPPQGTEPTTSTAEASFDYYNVSDDDELEEGGTKSRGEDEKAGGGIVGMGGGAAGTMQWLLEREKERDLQRRFERTLTFPSAKERPPESSQNQQSAHSARLDSMDSSSITVDSGFNSPRTRESLASNTSSIVESNRRQNLALSPGHLSINTGNGPPFSFHNITEPASTQPEKLQKPSTCLASITSV, encoded by the exons ATGTCCCCTATCAGCCAATCGCAGTTCTTTCCTTTGGGAGAGGTGTTGCTATTGGCTATCTCTGCGATGAACTCTGCCCACAGGCCTGTCACTCAGGAGGCCCTAACTGAACACCTGCAGACATGTTTTCCAG GTGTTCCTACGCCAACGGAGGAGGTTTTGCACCACACACTAAGCATGCTGGTCCATGAGAGGAAGATCTACCCAACAACGGACGGATATTTTATTGTTACCCCACAGACTTACTTTATCACTCCGAGCCTAATCCGAACCAGCTCCAAGTGGTACCACTTAGACGAGAGATCCATTGACCGAcaccagcagcatcagcagacaCAGTGCACCTCACCTCTCTTTGGCGCTGTTAACCCATCCACTTCTGGAGCCGTGCGCGATAAAACACAGCCAAAGACTAGCCAAAACCATAGTGCAGGAGGCGGGGGAGGTGGAGATTCTTTTTACAGTAACACTTACCGTGGAGACGAACCTCCAAGCCACCACACCAGCTTACAGTGCAGATTCTCCAAAGACCACCGGGAAGTGTATTCATCCCCACACCCCCCACAAACACCTCCCCAGCAAACAGGaggcaacacagaaaaaaaccgCAGCACCCTCGGGTTCACCTTCAAGACGGACACTCTAACCAAGCACAGAGGGGGGGGCaatgggggaggaggaggaactgcaGAGATAGAGAAACAAGCCAGTGGAGGAAGTGGCACAGGTAGTCGTAAGTTTGGTCTGAAGCTGTTCCGTCTGAGCTTTAAGAAGGATAAGGCCAAGCAGTTCACCACCTTCTCGGCACAGTTCCCCCCTGATGAGTGGCCACTCCGTGATGAGGAGGTGCCCAGCCAGCTGCCACGTCATGTAGAGATGGAAATTATCCGCAGAATCAATCCTGACCTTACTGTGGAGAACCTTGCTCGGCACACAGCGGTCATGAAGCGCCTTGAAGAAGAGCGTGTTCAAAGAAGTAAAGCctcaacagccaatcagagctctaGGAGTAGGAGAAGTGGAGGTAGACATAGGAAGCAATCACAGACCAAATTCAGCCGCTCTCATAGTAAAACAAGGGCATCACATGGTGAGCCAAGTGATGCTTCCCACCTAGAGCTGGCTGACAGGGACTATAGAGCCTACTCAGCCTCACTGGCTCGGTCACCAAGGGAACATGCTCTGGCCATAGAGCGACAGCGGGCCCGGCTTCACCTTGCACACAGCAACCCCAACATTCTTGACGCCTCCCACCTGCCTGTTACACCGGAATGGGATGTGTCTGGAGAGCTTGCTAAGCGGAGAACAGAAATGCCTTTCCCAGAGCCAAGCCATGGCCCATCAGCCCACCACTCCAAAGTCCACCGCTCACACTCTCACACCCAGGAGAGAAAATCAAGGAATGAAAGGAGTGACAAGGCCAAGGAACGCTCTAGATCCATGGACAATTCCAAAGGACCGCTTGCAGCAGGGTTGATTGCACCACCCGATTATTATGATGACCGGAACCGTTACTATACTGATGATGGCACCCTgcgagccaatcagagctcttCTCACTACCCTCGAGCCACACCCACCTCAGCTAAGCTTGCTGGGGATTCTCTGGGATTGGATGGTGGCAGGAGCTTAGAGAGGAATAAGAGCAGGGACAACCTTCCAGCATACTCACCGAAACCACTGCCCACTTGTGTTGCTCCTGATGATTACTTTCAGTGCTCTGGTTCCTCTGATGCTGTTCTCACAACAGCAGACCCACTGGGAACTCTGGGCAAAAGTAGTCATGAAGGATTAAAAATAGGTAACACtaacaggaagacagacagacagacacccCACCTGACAGAAAATAAGGAGGACAAATGGGTGGGACCTAAAGGTGGCAGCCTGCCTCCTATACCTCTCACTAACCCTGACCCACCCGTTCCAAATGGACGACCTTCCCACAGTGCCTCCGTTGGTCAGGAGAAACGTAAAGAGATCTTTAGTAAAGACACTCTCTTCAAACCTCCTCCTGGCCTACATTTGCCTGGCTACAGCTCTTTGAGAAAAACACCTGCCCTTGTCTCTTCTATTCTGTCCTCATCCTGTGATGTACTTGATTCCCAGGAGGCCTTTGATGCTCCCAAACCTTTGGTGGCCACATCTGCCCCCCCACAGGGGACTGAACCCACTACCAGTACTGCAGAGGCATCATTTGATTATTACAATGTCTCAGATGACGATGAACTTGAGGAGGGTGGGACCAAAAGTCGAGGAGAGGACGAGAAGGCTGGAGGAGGCATTGTTGGGATGGGGGGCGGTGCAGCAGGTACCATGCAGTGGCtcttggagagagagaaggagagggactTACAGAGGAGGTTTGAAAGAACCCTCACCTTCCCCAGTGCTAAAGAGAGGCCTCCAGAGTCCAGTCAGAACCAGCAGTCAGCCCACTCTGCTAGACTGGACAGTATGGACTCCAGCTCTATCACAGTTGACAGTGGATTCAATTCTCCACG AACAAGGGAGAGTCTAGCATCTAACACCTCTTCCATAGTGGAGAGTAACCGTCGGCAGAACCTGGCATTGAGTCCTGGACACCTCAGCATCAATACTGGCAACGGTCCCCCCTTCTCATTCCATAACATCACAGAACCTGCCAGCACCCAACCAGAGAAACTTCAGAAGCCCAGCACCTGCCTTGCATCAATCACCAGCGTCTAG